Below is a genomic region from Pseudomonas svalbardensis.
GTCCTTTACCGGGGTCACCGTGCGGGTCGATGCGATCGATCCGGCGGACCCCAATCTGAAACGCCCAGGCCCCGACGGACGCCTGGAACTGACTTTCTCTGGAGACGTAACCCCATGAGTAAACGCATCACCGTGCTGCCGGCCCCAGGCCGCGCCGTGCCCGACCCGGAAGCGGGCGATCTGTTGCCCCTCGAGGGCCGTGAAGTGCCGGACAACGCCTGGTGGCGTCGACGTCT
It encodes:
- a CDS encoding DUF2635 domain-containing protein; translated protein: MSKRITVLPAPGRAVPDPEAGDLLPLEGREVPDNAWWRRRLADGDITTKAVKAAKPQGAK